From the Aphelocoma coerulescens isolate FSJ_1873_10779 chromosome 10, UR_Acoe_1.0, whole genome shotgun sequence genome, one window contains:
- the ULK3 gene encoding serine/threonine-protein kinase ULK3 isoform X2 has product MAGAGWAPPRLDEFILTERLGSGTYATVYKAYRKRDTREVVAIKCVNKRSLNRTSVENLLTEIEILKTIRHPNIVELKDFQWDSDHIYLIMEFCAGGDLSRFIRMRRLLPEKVARIFLQQLACALKFLHDHNISHLDLKPQNILLSAPENPQLKLADFGFAQYMSPWDEQHVLRGSPLYMAPEMVCRQQYDARVDLWSVGVILYEALFGKPPFASRSFAELEEKIRSERAVELPSRPQLSLECRDLLGQLLERDPLKRISFERFFAHPFVDMEHVPGPESLSKATNLVVEAVRKDQEGDANAALSLYCKALEYFVPALHYESDARRKEAIRAKVGQYISRAEELKVLVTSSNKNLLEKGNPARELLKEMAKDKPRLCTALEVASAAIAKEEEGRDDSDALELYQQSLGELLLLLAAEPAGRRRELLHVEIQTLMARAEYLKDQIKMREAQSMGKEALAESVRSTCTLQ; this is encoded by the exons ATGGCCGGGGCCGGCTGGGCCCCGCCGCGCCTCGACGAGTTCATCCTCACCGAGCGCCTCGGCTCCGGCACCTACGCCACCGTCTACAAGGCCTACAGGAAG AGGGACACGCGTGAGGTGGTGGCCATCAAGTGTGTGAACAAGAGGAGCCTGAACCGGACATCGGTGGAGAATCTGCTGACAGAGATCGAGATCCTCAAGACCATCCGCCATCCCAACATTGTGGAGCTCAAGGACTTCCAG TGGGACAGTGACCACATCTACCTGATCATGGAGTTCTGCGCCGGGGGGGACCTCTCCCGCTTCATCCGGATGCGCCGGCTCCTCCCCGAGAAGGTGGCACGCatcttcctgcagcagctcg CCTGCGCCCTGAAGTTCCTCCACGACCACAACATCTCCCACCTGGACCTGAAGCCGCAGAACATCCTCCTGAGCGCCCCGGAGAACCCCCAGCTGAAGCTGGCAG ATTTCGGCTTTGCTCAGTACATGTCCCCGTGGGACGAGCAGCACGTGCTGCGGGGCTCCCCGCTCTACATGGCCCCTGAGATGGTGTGTCGGCAGCAGTACGACGCCCGCGTGGACCTGTGGTCAGTGGGCGTCATCCTCTATG AAGCGCTTTTTGGAAAGCCGCCCTTCGCTTCCCGCTCCTTCGCCGagctggaggagaagatccGCAGCGAGCGGGCTGTGGAG ctTCCTAGCCGGCCCCAGCTCTCTCTGGAATGCCGGGATCTCTTGGGACAGCTCCTGGAGAGGGACCCTCTGAAGCGCATCTCCTTCGAGCGCTTCTTTGCCCACCCCTTCGTGGATATGGAGCATGTCCCCGGCCCCGAGAGCCTCAGCAAGGCG ACCAACCTGGTGGTGGAGGCGGTGAGGAAGGATCAGGAGGGAGACGCCAACGCCGCCCTCTCCCTCTACTGCAAAGCCCTGGAGTATTTCGTGCCAGCACTGCACT ATGAAAGTGATGCGCGGCGCAAAGAAGCCATCCGGGCCAAG GTGGGGCAGTACATCTCCCGAGCAGAGGAGCTGAAGGTGTTGGTCACCTCCAGCAACAAGAACCTCCTGGAGAAAGGAAACCCGGCCAGAGAGCTCCTGAAAG AGATGGCCAAGGACAAGCCTCGGCTCTGCACGGCGCTGGAAGTGGCTTCAGCTGCCATCGCCAAG GAGGAAGAAGGCAGGGATGACAGTGACGCCCTGGAGCTGTACCAGCAGAGCCtaggggagctgctgctgctcctggccg cggagccggcggggcggcggcgggagctgcTCCATGTGGAG ATCCAGACCCTGATGGCCCGAGCCGAGTACCTGAAGGATCAGATCAAG ATGCGGGAGGCACAATCCATGGGCAAGGAGGCGCTGGCAGAGTCCGTCCGGAGCA CCTGTACCTTGCAGTGA
- the ULK3 gene encoding serine/threonine-protein kinase ULK3 isoform X3 — protein MAGAGWAPPRLDEFILTERLGSGTYATVYKAYRKRDTREVVAIKCVNKRSLNRTSVENLLTEIEILKTIRHPNIVELKDFQWDSDHIYLIMEFCAGGDLSRFIRMRRLLPEKVARIFLQQLACALKFLHDHNISHLDLKPQNILLSAPENPQLKLADFGFAQYMSPWDEQHVLRGSPLYMAPEMVCRQQYDARVDLWSVGVILYEALFGKPPFASRSFAELEEKIRSERAVETNLVVEAVRKDQEGDANAALSLYCKALEYFVPALHYESDARRKEAIRAKVGQYISRAEELKVLVTSSNKNLLEKGNPARELLKEMAKDKPRLCTALEVASAAIAKEEEGRDDSDALELYQQSLGELLLLLAAEPAGRRRELLHVEIQTLMARAEYLKDQIKMREAQSMGKEALAESVRSTCTLQ, from the exons ATGGCCGGGGCCGGCTGGGCCCCGCCGCGCCTCGACGAGTTCATCCTCACCGAGCGCCTCGGCTCCGGCACCTACGCCACCGTCTACAAGGCCTACAGGAAG AGGGACACGCGTGAGGTGGTGGCCATCAAGTGTGTGAACAAGAGGAGCCTGAACCGGACATCGGTGGAGAATCTGCTGACAGAGATCGAGATCCTCAAGACCATCCGCCATCCCAACATTGTGGAGCTCAAGGACTTCCAG TGGGACAGTGACCACATCTACCTGATCATGGAGTTCTGCGCCGGGGGGGACCTCTCCCGCTTCATCCGGATGCGCCGGCTCCTCCCCGAGAAGGTGGCACGCatcttcctgcagcagctcg CCTGCGCCCTGAAGTTCCTCCACGACCACAACATCTCCCACCTGGACCTGAAGCCGCAGAACATCCTCCTGAGCGCCCCGGAGAACCCCCAGCTGAAGCTGGCAG ATTTCGGCTTTGCTCAGTACATGTCCCCGTGGGACGAGCAGCACGTGCTGCGGGGCTCCCCGCTCTACATGGCCCCTGAGATGGTGTGTCGGCAGCAGTACGACGCCCGCGTGGACCTGTGGTCAGTGGGCGTCATCCTCTATG AAGCGCTTTTTGGAAAGCCGCCCTTCGCTTCCCGCTCCTTCGCCGagctggaggagaagatccGCAGCGAGCGGGCTGTGGAG ACCAACCTGGTGGTGGAGGCGGTGAGGAAGGATCAGGAGGGAGACGCCAACGCCGCCCTCTCCCTCTACTGCAAAGCCCTGGAGTATTTCGTGCCAGCACTGCACT ATGAAAGTGATGCGCGGCGCAAAGAAGCCATCCGGGCCAAG GTGGGGCAGTACATCTCCCGAGCAGAGGAGCTGAAGGTGTTGGTCACCTCCAGCAACAAGAACCTCCTGGAGAAAGGAAACCCGGCCAGAGAGCTCCTGAAAG AGATGGCCAAGGACAAGCCTCGGCTCTGCACGGCGCTGGAAGTGGCTTCAGCTGCCATCGCCAAG GAGGAAGAAGGCAGGGATGACAGTGACGCCCTGGAGCTGTACCAGCAGAGCCtaggggagctgctgctgctcctggccg cggagccggcggggcggcggcgggagctgcTCCATGTGGAG ATCCAGACCCTGATGGCCCGAGCCGAGTACCTGAAGGATCAGATCAAG ATGCGGGAGGCACAATCCATGGGCAAGGAGGCGCTGGCAGAGTCCGTCCGGAGCA CCTGTACCTTGCAGTGA
- the ULK3 gene encoding serine/threonine-protein kinase ULK3 isoform X1 produces the protein MAGAGWAPPRLDEFILTERLGSGTYATVYKAYRKRDTREVVAIKCVNKRSLNRTSVENLLTEIEILKTIRHPNIVELKDFQWDSDHIYLIMEFCAGGDLSRFIRMRRLLPEKVARIFLQQLACALKFLHDHNISHLDLKPQNILLSAPENPQLKLADFGFAQYMSPWDEQHVLRGSPLYMAPEMVCRQQYDARVDLWSVGVILYGGFGFYSPRGICPGLVSPPPPPPTTPFPPAEALFGKPPFASRSFAELEEKIRSERAVELPSRPQLSLECRDLLGQLLERDPLKRISFERFFAHPFVDMEHVPGPESLSKATNLVVEAVRKDQEGDANAALSLYCKALEYFVPALHYESDARRKEAIRAKVGQYISRAEELKVLVTSSNKNLLEKGNPARELLKEMAKDKPRLCTALEVASAAIAKEEEGRDDSDALELYQQSLGELLLLLAAEPAGRRRELLHVEIQTLMARAEYLKDQIKMREAQSMGKEALAESVRSTCTLQ, from the exons ATGGCCGGGGCCGGCTGGGCCCCGCCGCGCCTCGACGAGTTCATCCTCACCGAGCGCCTCGGCTCCGGCACCTACGCCACCGTCTACAAGGCCTACAGGAAG AGGGACACGCGTGAGGTGGTGGCCATCAAGTGTGTGAACAAGAGGAGCCTGAACCGGACATCGGTGGAGAATCTGCTGACAGAGATCGAGATCCTCAAGACCATCCGCCATCCCAACATTGTGGAGCTCAAGGACTTCCAG TGGGACAGTGACCACATCTACCTGATCATGGAGTTCTGCGCCGGGGGGGACCTCTCCCGCTTCATCCGGATGCGCCGGCTCCTCCCCGAGAAGGTGGCACGCatcttcctgcagcagctcg CCTGCGCCCTGAAGTTCCTCCACGACCACAACATCTCCCACCTGGACCTGAAGCCGCAGAACATCCTCCTGAGCGCCCCGGAGAACCCCCAGCTGAAGCTGGCAG ATTTCGGCTTTGCTCAGTACATGTCCCCGTGGGACGAGCAGCACGTGCTGCGGGGCTCCCCGCTCTACATGGCCCCTGAGATGGTGTGTCGGCAGCAGTACGACGCCCGCGTGGACCTGTGGTCAGTGGGCGTCATCCTCTATGGTGGGTTTGGCTTTTATTCTCCCAGAGGGATCTGCCCAGGGCTGGTTTCCCCCCCTCCACCTCCCCCCACCACTCCTTTTCCCCCCGCAGAAGCGCTTTTTGGAAAGCCGCCCTTCGCTTCCCGCTCCTTCGCCGagctggaggagaagatccGCAGCGAGCGGGCTGTGGAG ctTCCTAGCCGGCCCCAGCTCTCTCTGGAATGCCGGGATCTCTTGGGACAGCTCCTGGAGAGGGACCCTCTGAAGCGCATCTCCTTCGAGCGCTTCTTTGCCCACCCCTTCGTGGATATGGAGCATGTCCCCGGCCCCGAGAGCCTCAGCAAGGCG ACCAACCTGGTGGTGGAGGCGGTGAGGAAGGATCAGGAGGGAGACGCCAACGCCGCCCTCTCCCTCTACTGCAAAGCCCTGGAGTATTTCGTGCCAGCACTGCACT ATGAAAGTGATGCGCGGCGCAAAGAAGCCATCCGGGCCAAG GTGGGGCAGTACATCTCCCGAGCAGAGGAGCTGAAGGTGTTGGTCACCTCCAGCAACAAGAACCTCCTGGAGAAAGGAAACCCGGCCAGAGAGCTCCTGAAAG AGATGGCCAAGGACAAGCCTCGGCTCTGCACGGCGCTGGAAGTGGCTTCAGCTGCCATCGCCAAG GAGGAAGAAGGCAGGGATGACAGTGACGCCCTGGAGCTGTACCAGCAGAGCCtaggggagctgctgctgctcctggccg cggagccggcggggcggcggcgggagctgcTCCATGTGGAG ATCCAGACCCTGATGGCCCGAGCCGAGTACCTGAAGGATCAGATCAAG ATGCGGGAGGCACAATCCATGGGCAAGGAGGCGCTGGCAGAGTCCGTCCGGAGCA CCTGTACCTTGCAGTGA